A genomic region of Melanotaenia boesemani isolate fMelBoe1 chromosome 21, fMelBoe1.pri, whole genome shotgun sequence contains the following coding sequences:
- the ghdc gene encoding GH3 domain-containing protein, with product MTNTRTFHLPKMHFSWLHGAVLLCFVVLSVGFAIYGQILAMPPPLTTAIGACFLAGMALIWRDISNKIKGENRTLGSLCSQYIAVKAVGWLGRRQRRKLEADTLKVKQVQEETLLKRLRKNSDTYYGQQYDFNSIKDTEGFRVRHPLTTYGHYRELISRIAAGEEKVIIAEKPLILAMTSGTSGPSAMLLSTKDTNTEFFLQGVTVCLDAMRQAFPGSDSLQRTTKFFYTPTYRQSEAGILIGPNSSTPASSRHMLNLYTTPAPAFEVHSEKDTLYLHLLFALKDPSVGTLESNFASTVFYAFTALQDRWQELVDDIEQGKISSALSLDPKVRASLEALMKPEPQRAAQLRAHFQEGFRGIAKRLWPQLNLVLAVDSGSNQIYGEMLRETYCKGVPFYSPFYAATEGLIGVNLWPHESNRRYLLCLRSMFCEFLPESCLEVETPQTLLMEEVKEGESYELVITNASGLFRYRIGDIVKVVGFHNHCPIVEFQYRRGQMLNVRGEKVSEALFLGALKKAVAQWPGAQLVDYSCAESGILGDLIGGSDPHYQVFIELKGVRNLTEEQRYKLDICLQQDSAVYKSFRIKGSIGPMRVQLVAEGAFKELRRQMMAYTSTSPNTFKMHRVLRRKEYANFLLGKTVS from the exons atgACGAACACGAGAACATTTCATTTgccaaaaatgcatttttcctgGCTTCACGGCGCAGTTCTactttgttttgtggttttatcGGTAGGTTTCGCCATCTACGGACAAATCCTGG ccATGCCACCCCCTCTAACCACGGCCATCGGTGCGTGCTTTCTGGCCGGGATGGCACTGATTTGGAGAGACATAAGCAATAAGATAAAGGGTGAAAACCGGACGTTAGGCAGTCTGTGCAGCCAGTATATCGCAGTGAAAGCTGTGGGCTGGCTGGGCAGGCGACAGAGAAGGAAACTCGAAGCCGATACGCTCAAGGTGAAGCAAGTCCAGGAGGAGACTTTGCTGAAGCGACTTCGTAAAAATTCAGACACATATTATGGTCAACAGTACGACTTTAACTCTATTAAAG ACACTGAAGGTTTCCGGGTACGTCACCCTTTAACCACATATGGGCACTATCGAGAACTAATCAGCCGCATTGCAGCCGGGGAAGAAAAGGTGATTATTGCTGAAAAACCGCTGATTCTGGCCATGACTTCCGGGACATCAGGACCCAGCGCCATGCTGCTCAGCACCAAGGACACCAACACTGAATTCTTCCTTCAG GGGGTGACTGTATGTTTAGATGCCATGAGACAGGCATTCCCAGGGTCCGACAGCCTTCAGCGCACCACAAAGTTCTTCTACACACCAACATATCGCCAGTCTGAGGCCGGCATTCTCATTGGGCCAAACTCCTCCACGCCTGCCTCTTCTCGCCACATGCTCAACCTCTACACAACTCCAGCTCCCGCCTTCGAG GTTCACAGTGAGAAGGACACTCTGTATCTGCACCTCCTGTTTGCTCTAAAAGATCCCAGTGTGGGAACACTGGAGTCCAACTTTGCGTCCacagttttttatgctttcacTGCCCTACAG GACCGTTGGCAGGAGCTGGTGGACGATATTGAACAAGGAAAAATCAGCAGTGCTCTGTCACTTGATCCCAAAGTGAGGGCCAGTCTCGAGGCTCTAATGAAGCCAGAGCCACAGAGGGCTGCTCAACTCCGGGCCCACTTCCAGGAGGGCTTTAGAGGAATTGCCAAGCGGTTGTGGCCTCAGCTCAACCTGGTACTGGCGGTGGACTCAGGCTCCAATCAGATCTATGGTGAAATGTTAAGGGAGACCTACTGCAAAGGAGTGCCTTTCTATTCACCATTTTATGCTGCTACAGAAG GTCTGATAGGGGTGAACCTGTGGCCTCATGAGTCAAACAGACGTTATCTGCTGTGTCTGCGCTCAATGTTCTGTGAGTTCCTGCCTGAAAGCTGCCTGGAGGTGGAGACGCCACAAACCCTGCtgatggaggaggtgaaggaggGAGAAAGCTATGAGCTTGTTATCACCAACGCCTCAGGACTGTTCAG ATATCGCATTGGAGACATTGTGAAAGTTGTTGGATTCCACAACCATTGTCCCATTGTGGAGTTTCAGTACAG GCGGGGTCAGATGCTGAACGTTCGAGGGGAGAAAGTGTCTGAGGCGTTGTTTCTCGGTGCGTTAAAGAAAGCAGTTGCTCAGTGGCCTGGAGCTCAGCTGGTCGACTACTCCTGTGCTGAGAGCGGCATCTTGG GAGATTTAATAGGTGGCTCAGACCCTCATTATCAAGTATTTATAGAGTTGAAAGGTGTGAGAAATCTTACAGAGGAACAACGATATAAG CTGGACATCTGCCTCCAGCAGGACTCTGCCGTCTACAAGTCTTTCCGTATCAAAGGCAGCATCGGTCCAATGAGAGTCCAGCTGGTGGCAGAGGGTGCATTTAAGGAGCTTCGTAGGCAGATGATGGCCTACACAAGTACCTCACCCAacacttttaaaatgcaccGCGTGCTACGCAGGAAAGAATACGCAAACTTCCTGTTGGGAAAAACAGTCTCCTGA